The Deltaproteobacteria bacterium DNA segment TAAAGCGGCGTCCATCGGGCGTCCTTTATTTTTTCCCCTAATATTTCCTTGGTTGTTTTATCCATGATTAAACCTCCCTTTAGTTCGAAAATAACGTTCGTCGTTCAATATTTTCATGCTTCATGATCTTCGTGGTAAGCGAGTATGAAAGTTTAATAGGCAACTGTAGGTCTATCTAACCCCCACTTCCTTCCAGCAGCCTTCTCTTGCCAAAAGGGCCGCCCCGAGGGCACCAACGATCTGGGGCTCTTCCGGTATGAATAGTTTAAAGCCCACTTTTTTTTCTATCAGGCTCACAATAGCCGGATTCTTGGCAATCCCACCCGTGACGACCAAATCCTTTTCGATTCCCACCTGGCGCATAAGGCCATAGACCCTTTCGGCCACGGCTTCATGCAACCCCGCCACTACGTCTTCCTTTTGACCCCCGCCCTTGATTAACGAAATCACCTCCGACTTGGCAAATACCACACATCGAGAATTGATTCGAATCTCATTTCGAGATTGGAAGGGCAAACGGCAGAAACGTTCCAAAGGAAGTTTCAGCAATTCCGCCATGATTTCCAAAAATCTTCCCGTCCCGGCCGCGCATTTGTCGTTCATGGCAAAGTCAACGGGATTTCCTCTTTCCTCCACACGAATAACTTTACAATCCTGACCGCCCATATCGAGCACCGTCCGGACGGACGGGAATAACCATTTTGCCCCTTTGGCATGACAGGTGATTTCGGTAATAATTTTATTGGCAAAAGGGACCATAATCCTTCCATATCCGGTGGCAACCAGATAATCGATATCCTTTACGGAGAAACTCTGATCTTTCAATGCCTGCCGCATACCTTCTTCGGCGGTTTGAGCACTTTCCGGACCGGTGGAGATAATAGCCGTAGACAGGATTCGGTCATCCCTCAAGACGGCCACCCCGGTGGTCCTGGAGCCGATATCAATGCCGGATACGATCATACGAATGCGGATTTCGGAATGCGGATTTCGGATTTTAAAAACCCTTTTTTCATGATCTATAATGCCTCCTCGGGAATGAGGGTCGATAGAAGATTTTTATGCTTCCACTGACCCCCGATCCCCACTCCCGACCCCTGAAGTGGACCTATCCGGATTTCCGCCAGGAATCCTGGGCGATCAAGGCGGCACCCAGGGCACCGACCGTCTCAGGACTGTCCGGGACCCGGACTGATTGTCCCAGTCTGTTTTCCAGGGCCTTGACAAGCCCCAGGTTTTTCGCCCCGCCACCACTCAGGACCAGGTTATTCCCGATTTTTACCCGGTTTAACAACTCCATCAGGCGATCGGCCACCGATTCATGGATGCCTGAAACGATATGGTCTTTGGGAACCCCCTTATGAATATTGGAAATGACTTCGGATTCGGCGAATACGGCACAGAAACTGCTGATCCTGGCCTTACCGCCGGCCTGAACGGCTGCGATCCCCATTTTCTCTATCGATAGATTCATAATCTTGGCCATGGTCTCCAAAAATATCCCGGTTCCGGCGGCACATTTGGAGTTAACGGTAAAATCGGCCACCCGTCCGCCCTCCTCTAATTTCACAGCCCGGCTCCCTTCCGCACCGATATCGAGCACGCCTTTGGCCGACGGAATCAGATAAAAAGCGCCTCGGGCATGACAAATCGGATCCGATTTTTTCTTCCAGCTCGACGGAGTCGAACCTTTGCCTATTCCGGTTGCCAGGATGCCCGATATTTTCCCGAAGGAAACACCGGCCTCCCAAGCCGCCTGGTTAAAGATTTCTTCATAGGAAATATCCTCATCCCCGCTTATCAGAACCTTGGCGAAACAGGGTCTCCCATGGTTCAAAAGCACTATCTTGATAGTCGTTGTCCCAATATCAATACCGCCAAAAACCACGGCCCTGGCTCAAGCCCCGATCATCTCGATAAATGTTTCGATCCGGCCCCTCATCTGGTTCAATCCTTCCGGCGTATAATCCCCCTCCAAAAATAAAACCGGGATATGAAACACTTCCTTAATCTTCTCCTTTAAAAAAGGATTCTCCAGGGAACGGCATTCGCAGCAATTCAGGTTGTAAAAGACGGCCCCCTTCACCTGATAACCCTCCATGGTCCTCTTGAGATAGTTCCAGCGAAACATGGGATAAGGTGCCTTCAGGGTTGCCGTGACGGTTGAACGGGGGCACGGGGTGGCCAGGGAGCGTTCGACCATGGCCTCCAGGGGCGGGATGGTGGGATTCAACGTAATCCCGCTGTAATGACTGCTTCCGGCACTGATGTCTTCGGAAACGACTTCTCCGCCACATTCCCCGATGATCTTGTACAATTCAGCGGTCTCCCGGTCCAGGGCACTGGCCGATAGATATAACCTGACTTTCTTTTCGGGTTTATCCGGGCGAAGGGGAAGTTCCTTTAGATATTCCCGGAGCAGGGCATTATGTTCGTTTTTCGGCATCAGGAGGCCGGCAAATTCCACCTGCCAGGCCTCATAACCGGATATAAGAGGCGGATCCTGCTTCCTTAATTCATCCAATTGTTCCATTAAAGCATAGTGTTCGTTGTAAACCCCTATGGCCTCCTGCAGCATCTCATCTGTGATGAGTTGCTCACTCATCCTTTCCAGATATTGTTTAAAGGTCCGAAGCTGCATAAGATAAAAAGAATTGACCTTCGGGCCCGTAACCTTTTCCGGATAATTCAAATAATAGACATAGGGATGGCTCTCCTGTCCTTCATTGAGGGGAGTGGTGCGGGGGCAAAGTTCCCGCCACCAGTATTCCAGTTTAGGGATCAGATCGCAGGTATTGGGGATGATCACACCGTCCAGATAATCATAAATGCCCCGGGCGGCCAGATCCAGACAACTCCGGACAAAACCGCATCCGTACTGGGGCACGTGATCCGGGACTACTTCTAATTTTTCGGAACTCCCGGCAATGCGTACCGGCAGTAGTCCGCTGGCATAGATCATCTCCTCCGGGGTGATACAGCAGAAATAGCCTACGACCCTCTTTTGATTTCTTTCCTTCCATTTCCGGGCTATTTTGTGGCGGTTTTCTATAATTTCCTGAAAAACATTGTTCATAAGTTATTCTCCAGCACAAGGCGTTACAATGGTTTTGGCGATTGGGTTAAATCAACAGCCCAAGGAACGACACGTTGAGTATGAAAACAATGAATGTCGAAGGTACAAACAACTTCCTAATTCAAAATTCATTATAACTACGGCCATTATTTGCGTCATTCCCGAATGTCTTTATCGGGAATCCAGGTTTTTCAAGAAAATGAGAAATCAAGGCCGCTGGATTCCGGCTTAAACCATGCCGGAATGACGCATAAATGGGCGCATCGGTAAAAAGATTCGCTCCCGTATTATTCGTTATTCTCTTTTTTCTGTTTTCTCCGAACACCGAACTCCGAACTCTTAACTTCGATTCAGCAGTTGTTCCCCGAAGGCATCCAACCGGACAAAGGCCTGGGATTCGGCAAAAATCCTTTCATCCACCAGGTCGCTTTCCAGGTTGACCGAGGGGACACTCAGTTCCTCCCTCAGGATCTTTGCGATCTCCACCACCGGGTAAACAATATACCGGCAGGTAATCAAATAGGCCAGAACCGCCCCATCGATCTTGTATTCCCTGGCCTCCTGGACAACCTCAGAAAGGGAATCTCCGATACTAATGGGACCCGTTATGGCCCCGAGCCTGTTCTGAAAACACTTGATGGCCAGTTCCTTGATCGGGTCCTCCGGTCTGCGGGGAGGAAGCAGACCGGTGTTATAAAAAGTCTCCCAGACGAAAACACCGCCGATTTTCTCAAAATAGTTGAAGATGCCCATGTTAAACCAGGTCGGCAGGCCGTACCACATGAGACGGAATTTCTCTTCAGGGATTACCCCGATTTTCTGGGCTACCCGTTCCTTAATCTCATCCCGTAAGGCGACAAAAAATTCATAGCATCGCCGGGTCCCCATTAAATAAAGTCTGGGGAAAGCACAGGCGAATCCATCGGCCGAAGACATGGGCGCCGGGACGGCCTTCCGCAATTGATAGATTTGACGCTCGATCTCCGCAGTCTTGTAGGACCATTCCAGGGCTTCATTGAGTTTGTCCGGGTTATATTTGTGTCCCGTCACATCTTCGATAAAGGCGATACAGTCTTCCCATTGAGAAACCATATAATCCAGATCGTAGTCCTTCGGACTGGTGACCAGTGGCCGCCTCCCTTTTTTAAACCGTGATTCGGGGAAAATAAGAGGTTGACGTCCGCTGGGCAGCGTGGCCGGCAAATCATGGGGCAATTCCGGGACATCCAGAAGGAAAAAGGGGACTTTCATCATCTGGGCCATGGTTTCAAACCATTT contains these protein-coding regions:
- a CDS encoding 2-hydroxyglutaryl-CoA dehydratase; the protein is MIVSGIDIGSRTTGVAVLRDDRILSTAIISTGPESAQTAEEGMRQALKDQSFSVKDIDYLVATGYGRIMVPFANKIITEITCHAKGAKWLFPSVRTVLDMGGQDCKVIRVEERGNPVDFAMNDKCAAGTGRFLEIMAELLKLPLERFCRLPFQSRNEIRINSRCVVFAKSEVISLIKGGGQKEDVVAGLHEAVAERVYGLMRQVGIEKDLVVTGGIAKNPAIVSLIEKKVGFKLFIPEEPQIVGALGAALLAREGCWKEVGVR
- a CDS encoding 2-hydroxyglutaryl-CoA dehydratase — its product is MNHGRPCFAKVLISGDEDISYEEIFNQAAWEAGVSFGKISGILATGIGKGSTPSSWKKKSDPICHARGAFYLIPSAKGVLDIGAEGSRAVKLEEGGRVADFTVNSKCAAGTGIFLETMAKIMNLSIEKMGIAAVQAGGKARISSFCAVFAESEVISNIHKGVPKDHIVSGIHESVADRLMELLNRVKIGNNLVLSGGGAKNLGLVKALENRLGQSVRVPDSPETVGALGAALIAQDSWRKSG
- a CDS encoding 2-hydroxyacyl-CoA dehydratase, translating into MNNVFQEIIENRHKIARKWKERNQKRVVGYFCCITPEEMIYASGLLPVRIAGSSEKLEVVPDHVPQYGCGFVRSCLDLAARGIYDYLDGVIIPNTCDLIPKLEYWWRELCPRTTPLNEGQESHPYVYYLNYPEKVTGPKVNSFYLMQLRTFKQYLERMSEQLITDEMLQEAIGVYNEHYALMEQLDELRKQDPPLISGYEAWQVEFAGLLMPKNEHNALLREYLKELPLRPDKPEKKVRLYLSASALDRETAELYKIIGECGGEVVSEDISAGSSHYSGITLNPTIPPLEAMVERSLATPCPRSTVTATLKAPYPMFRWNYLKRTMEGYQVKGAVFYNLNCCECRSLENPFLKEKIKEVFHIPVLFLEGDYTPEGLNQMRGRIETFIEMIGA
- a CDS encoding 2-hydroxyacyl-CoA dehydratase produces the protein MISKEKEGIKASKKTLSATRQAWELQKNEYARGHQLKKEGKPVVWSCALFPKEIYWAMDIVPFFPEQAASLFSTRRLGNSRDQSVPTYSVKYCQVAEAEGFRDYICGYARAMLGYVIDNIRNNAWEEAPLGGLPLPDLMISTSYTCDARMKWFETMAQMMKVPFFLLDVPELPHDLPATLPSGRQPLIFPESRFKKGRRPLVTSPKDYDLDYMVSQWEDCIAFIEDVTGHKYNPDKLNEALEWSYKTAEIERQIYQLRKAVPAPMSSADGFACAFPRLYLMGTRRCYEFFVALRDEIKERVAQKIGVIPEEKFRLMWYGLPTWFNMGIFNYFEKIGGVFVWETFYNTGLLPPRRPEDPIKELAIKCFQNRLGAITGPISIGDSLSEVVQEAREYKIDGAVLAYLITCRYIVYPVVEIAKILREELSVPSVNLESDLVDERIFAESQAFVRLDAFGEQLLNRS